The window CTGacgtttccttcctccctccccagtcgAGCGACGCCGCCGTTTCAACATCAACGACCGGATCAAGGAGCTGGGGACCCTCATCCCCAAATCCAACGACCCGTGAgtgcggggcccaggcatccaggcggGACAATAGAGAgagcccaggtgtctgggtgggcacctgagggacccaggcatccgggtgggaCACCAGAGGGACCAAGGTGTCTAGACGGGCaccggagggacccaggcgtccgggtgcccccacaGGGAGATGCGCTGGAACAAGGGCACCATCCTCAAGGCCTCGGTCGACTACATCCGCAAGTTGCAGAAGGAGACGCAGCGCTCACGTGAGCTCGAGCTGCACCAGCAGCGCCTCGAGCAGGCCAACCGCAGCCTCCAGCTTCGCGTCCAGGTctggggggccctggggaggcACCTGGGGGAGGCTCTGGGGCTGGGGAACACCTGGAGAGGGGTCtatggggctggagggcacctgGGTGGGGTTATGGGGCATTTAAGTAGCTGCTATGAGGCTGGAGAAGCACCTGGGAGGGGTCTATGGGGCACTTAGGAGGTGTGCAGGGCATCTGAGAGGGGTCATGGGGCTGGAGCACACCTGAGAGAGGGCTATGGGGCATTTGGGGGTGTCTAGGGGGCTGGAGGGTCATCTGGGAGGGGTCTGTGGGGCACCTGGGgggatctgtggggctggggtcacCTAGGAGGGTCTATGGTGCTGACCTAcctcctgtgtccccccccaggagctggagctgcaggcGCAGATGCACGGGCTCCCCCTGAGCCCCCCGGCGCCGGTGGCTGAGGGGGGCCGTGAGGAGGCCCCTGGGGGCCCCCCCTttgccccggccgccccccagtGCCTGCTGGACCTGGCCCTGGCCGAGGAGctgccgccggggctggggctgcccctgggcctggggggggcaggagggggcctcGACGACATCCTCATGGACGACCCCGGCGAGCTCTCGCCCCTCGGGCCCCCCGGCGCCCTCCTGGCCTCCCCTGGGCCCTCCCGCGCTTCCAGCCCCCACAGCAGCCTCAGCATGGAGGACGAGGCCTGAGCCCAGTGCCGGGCAGGGCCCTTCGAGGGGGGTCCCCACCCGTTGCTTTTAAGGTGTCCCATGGCCCCTTTAAAAGCCGGCCCCGCCCCAGAGTGAAGCCCCGCCCACTCTCTCCGGGCacgccctgccccgcccctcaGGGAAGCCCTGGTCCCACTCCTCCAGGGAGGCCCCACCCACAAGCCCACAAACAGAAAGAAGCCCTGCCCACGAGGAGGCCCTGCCccggctggccccgcccccgccgcccccctccaaTGAGTGGGCTCCTGGGGGCTGGGCCCTCAGGCATGATGCCCCGCCCCTGCCCATCACCCAGCTAGCCCCCGCCCCTTAGAGGACTGGCCCTGCCCATTTATGGTGCCATCTGGCTGCATCACCCCACCCCCCCGTGTAGCCACGCCCCAGTGCTTGGCCACGCCCACCCGCCTCGTGTAGCCTCGCCCCCAGTTAAaggggccgcgccgctcccctccAGGGGGGGTGGGACTGGATCCAACCCCCCCAGCGCCctgacctcccctccccccggccccgatTTTGTACAAAAAAACGGAGAAAACTGTCGCTTGGGAGCGCCATGAAATTAAACATTTGGTAACGAGGCCCCGCCTCTGCCTCTAGCGAGGGGGGAGGGGAATGAGCGGCCTCGGGGCCCCCCTCCACCGGGGGCCTTATAGGCCTGGGGGGACCCTATGAGCCCTATAGGACTAGGGAGGTCTTCTTGGCTCCTGCAGCACCAGGGGGAACCCTATAGGCCCTataggtttggggaggggggtttgcTCTGGGCCCTATAGCACTGGAAGAGTCTCTGCTAGACCTGCAGGACTGCAAGGATCCCTATAGGGCCTATAGCACCAGGGAGGCCTCTATGGGCCCTATAGATTGGGGAGGTCACTATGGGCTCTACAGTATCAGGAGAGACTCTATGGGTCTATAGCACCAGGGGGAACCCTATGGGCCCTatagcaccggggggggggggccctctgTGGGTCTTCTAGCACCATGGGGGACTCTACGGGCCCTATAGGTCTAGGAGAATCCCTATGGACTCTATAGCAATGGCTAGACCCTATAGGTGCAGGGGAGATCCCTATGGGCCCTATAGCACCAGGGAGGTCCCTTTGGGCCCTGTAGCATCAGGGGGTCCCTATTGGAGCCTTTAGCACAGGCAGCCATCTCTATGGTTCACTAGCGCCCCGGGGCCTTTCTCTCCGGCCGGGTGGACTCCATCTCCTTGGCCGCAACTTCCGGGCGGGGGCCGAGTGCGTTTCTTCTCACCGCCCCCTCCGCTCCTCTATGCTCCCGCCGCGCCAGAGCGTCCGCTTCCGGGCCGCCGCTCCCTCCGCCGGGCCGCCAGCGCGCCGGgccgcagccccgctgcccccggctgtGTCTCTATGACCCGCCCTTAACGGCGCCCCCCCCAATCACCGGGCCGGTTTTCGCCCCTCCGACAGGGCCGGCGGTGCCAAGATGGCGCAGGCCCTGTCGGAGGAGGAGTTCCAGCGCATGCAGGTGGGCgtgggggggcccggacgcctgggtcccctggcgGGAGgggggcccggatgcctgggctccctccgctgaccccccccccgccccccccccccccccccaggggcagtTGCTGGAGCTGCGGGCGGAGAATTACCGGCTCTCGGACGAGCTGCGCAAGAACAGCGCCGGTGGGCCCGGCCGCCGGGaccccgggggggaggggggacgcctgggccccttttggtggggtgggaggggatgCTCAGACTTCTGGGCCCCCTAGAAAGGGGGCAGGGGGCATACTCGGACGCCTGGGTTGCTtttggagggggtgggaggggatgCTCGGATGCCTgggtgtcttttggggaggcagaaagggatgcctgggtcccctgggaaGGGGGATACTGGGATGCCTGGGCctcttttggggggggttgggaaggggtgcccggatgcctgggcccctgaccccccgcccccccagagCTGACGGGGCTGCGGCAGCGGGTGCAGGCGCTCGACAAGGACCTGGCCAAGGCCCACAAGGTGAGGCCCCTTCCTCTGTGACCTCTGACTCTGACCCTATCTGACCTCTGACCCTGGCTGACCCCTGACCCTTGTGTCTCACAGGCCCTCAGTAAGAGCAAGAAGGCCCAGGTAGGGTTGGGGGTGGGGCCAGGGCCCGAGGATGCTGGGGAGGGGGTCTCTGTGGGTGTGAGGGTGCTAGGAGGGGTCCCTGGAATCCTGGGGTGCTAGGGGGATCCCCCTGGGTGTTGGGAGGGTccctgtggggtttggggggtccttggggttcccatgggtgctgagggggtccTATGGGGTGCTAGGGGGagtcctgtgtgtgctgggggggtccctgtggggtttgggggggtcctatGGGGTGCTAGGGGGAGCCCTGTGGGGTTTGGGTGGTCCTTGGGGTCCCcatgggtgctgagggggtccTATGGGGTGCTAAGGGGagccctgtgtgtgctggggggggtccctgtgagGTTTGGGGGGTACTTGGGGTCCCTATGGGTGCTGAGGGGGGCCCTGGGAGGGTCtcggaggccatgagcactgggAGGGTCCGGGGGCTCCCTGCGGGTGCTAGCGGGTCCCCGCAGGCGCCAGGCAGATCTGGGGTCTCCGGGGTGTCAGTGGGTGCCGGGGGGATGTAGGGGGGCTCTGGCGGGGGCACCCACGGGCTGGGGGGCCGGCAGGAGGTGGAGGCGCTGCTGGGCGAGACGCGGATGCTGCAGGGCAAGTTGCAGAGCCAGGAGGATGACTTCCGCCTGCAGAACAGCACCCTGCTGCGTGAGCTGGCCAAGGTGCCCCCCAGCGCGGCCCCCAGCATCCCCACGGGGGCCCTGAtgccaccccagggtgccccaccACACGGGTTCGGCAAGGGTGGGTGGCCCTTTGGGTGCCATCCATGTTGTTCTGTGGCTCCCCAATGCCACCCCAGGGTCCCTAGTGCAACCTGGGGGTCCCAAATCCCCTCTTAGGTGTCTTTGGGGGTCTCCAAGGCCACCCTGTGGTCCCTAGTGCCATCCTGGGGGGATCCCAGTGTTACCTGGGGGTCCCAAATCCCCTCTTAGGGGTCTCTGGGATTCCCCAATGCTTCCTGGGGAGTCTCTGGGGTCCCTAATGCCTCCTGGACGGTCCCTAATGCTATTTGGGGGTCCCTTGCACTCACTTGAGGGTCCCTGAGGGTCCCCAGTGCCACCCTGAGGGTGGCCAAGGCCCACAAGACCTTTTTGTCATTTTGGAGTCCCCAGTACCCACTTGGGGGTCTCTGGGGGACCCTAATGCCCCCTGGGGGAGTCCCTCATGGCAATTGGGGGTCCCCAGCACCTCTTGGGGGGTTCCTGAgggtccccgctgccccccggagGATCTCTGACGCAGGGGCGGTCCGCAGCTCTGCGCCCAGatcgaggggctggaggaggaaaacCGGCGCCTGCGGGATGGGGAgtccccagtgccccctggcGCCCCCCCGCCACCTGCTGAGGCCCCCCAAGATGGGGCTGGTGGCGATGGTGGGGCCCCCCCAGCGGCACCCAATGGTGAGAGGGTGctcaggggtccctggggggggtcccttggGGTTTGGGAGAacctggggggatttggggggtccaggaggggtttggggtggtccctggggggggtccaggggggatttggggatcctcagggggtcctggggggttctgtggggatttggggggtcctggAAGGCTTTAgggggttcctgggggggtccaggagggGTTGGGGGTCTCAGGGAGGCCCTGGGGAGGTTGGAGGGTTTGGGGTTCCCAGGGAGGCCTTGGGGGGGTTGGAGTGTCCCTAGGGGGATTTGGAGGGTCCTGGAGGAGTTTAGAGGGGtccgggggggatttggggtcccggggggccctgggggagtttgggggggtccctgggcaCCAGGGTGCCCCAAAGGCTATAGGTGCCGGcagggggggctgtggggtgacCCCCAacaccctgcagccccccaggagccccctgagGAGCCAGCAGCCGAGGAGGGGGGCCAGGGGGATGCCCCCCCTGCGGAGCCCCCGCTGCCTGCCCTGCAGGTACCTATGGGTCCTATAGGGGATAGAGACTTGCTATGGGGGGGCAATAAGAGGGTATGGAGCAGTTGGGAGGGTCTGGGGGAGGCTGTAGAAAACATAGATGAAGATGCATTAAATAGATGGGAAAATCTGAGGGAATTATAGTAGATAGGAATAATCCACGTAAGAATATGATTGCAGACTATTTAGATTAGTACAGAACCTAGAGAAAAAAACTTAGGTTTAACAAAGCTGCAAAAAAGTACTATGCAATCATATAGGAAATATAAGAAGAATGTGGGAGCATATAGGGAAATCAAGTGAAACACTGGAAGGTTTAGAGCAACATAGGGGATTAGAGTAAAAATATAGTAGCATATACCAGGATTGGATGAAATACGGGGCGATTTAGAGGGATGTTGGAGCACATAGAGTGCTTGGGAAGAATTGGGGtaatacagaaaaatcaaagaagcaTATGGGGAGAGAAGTATATGGGGAACATATAGTAAGCTAGGGTGGAAATGgggaaaatgcaagaaaatggaAGAGTTTTAGGAGAATACAGACAATTCAAGATTCTTGTTTTCGTACAAGAAAAACATGGAGCTATTCATGGAAAATCAATTATAATATGGGTGTTTGAAAATAAGTATTGGAAATATAGAGCAAATATAGAATGAATATAGGGGATTTGGGAACAAAAATGAGATGATATGGGGAACTGGGGTGCAAATGGGGTATTTAGGGGCTTTGGAGACACAGGGATAGAGTTTGAGAGAAACGTGGATGATTAAGTGTGTTGGGGGGAAAATAGTATAGGGGATTTGGGGGAATGTaggggattttggggggattATAGGAGGTATGGGGAGAATCAATGACATTTGGGAGGGATATGGGAATTTTAGGGAGCGATTAGGGGACTATGAAGGATTGTGGTGGGAAGAAAGGGGAAATGGGGCCATATGGGGGGGTACAAGGGTCTCATGGGGGGGCTCTCACcccaggtggaggtggcccagctgcaggcagaggtggccaagGTAAGGGGGGATTTTGAGGGTCCCAGGGGATTTGGGGAGGGTTCAGGGAGTTTGGGGGCGTCCTGGGGGTCTCAAAGGCATTTTGGGGGGTTCCAGGGGAATTTAGGATggctgggggggtcctgagggggtcCCAGAGGGTTTGGAGGGCTCCTGAGGGATCTTGGAGGGATtttgggggggtcctagggggatTTGGgaggtctggggggtcctggggggatttTGAAGGGTCCtagggggattggggggggttcTGGGAGGTCCCAGGGGTTTGGGGGCATCCTGGGAGGGTCTCATATTTGGGGGGGAATTTGGGGGTGTCATGCTCCCCCACCAGCAGCGATTTCTCTCCCCACAGCTCACAGAGAAGctgaggaagaagcaggagaggTGAGagcacctggatgcctgggccccttccaagGGGGGGCACCTGGACACCAGGATCCTTTCGGAAACggggtaaacttttttttttttttttgtctctttcagtTTCCTGCAGTTGCAGGCTGAGAAGGACGCCCTGTACAACGACAGTAGGTGggcggccccggacgcctgggtccctggaggggtgggggggtgggggcgaGGGCAGgtgcccagatgcctgggccccccgccggacgcctgggtccctgtggTGGCAGGACAGAGGCGGAGGAGCTGCAGGCCCGGCAGgacgaggagctgcaggagctgcggggCCAGAACCAGCGGCTGCGGCAGGAGCTTGAGGCCGtggcccaggtggggctggggggcacatGGAGGGCACCCCATGGTGTtggaggggtcctgggggcaccctggggtggctggggagtccTAGGGGGCACTCTATGGCATTGGGGGGGTTCTGGGGCATTCTGGGGTGTCTGGGGGGCACCCCATGGTGCTGAGGGGGcctgggggcaccctggggtggctggggggtcctgggggcacccTATGGCATTGGGGGGCTCTTAGGGGATGCCCTGTGGTGGCTTGGGGGCACTGCATGGTGCTgggagggggtcctggggggtacCCTGGGGTGGTTGGGGGCACCCTACGGTGTCTGTGGGGCACCCCACAGCATTGagggggccccgggggcgggttgtggggccccggtgtccgggtgGTGACGCAGCCCTGGCACAGGAGGCCTCGCGTGGTGCCGAGCGGGCGGAGGCAGCAGCGGCGGAGACAGAGGCGCTGCGTGCCAGCACCACCGCCCTCGAGCAGGTGCGACCCCTCTATGCCCCACCGGCCCCTATAGAGCCCTGCAGACGCAATCCTAGCACCCCCATACAGTGCTGTACAGCCCTGCCTGAGCGGACTGGGCTATGACGTCCTTTACAGCTGCATGATGCATCAGGTGGCCTGGTATAGCTCTATACATTCATATACAGCTCTATATGGGCTAGGTCAGGTTTATGATGCACCAGGCAGCCCTGTATGGCCTCATGCGTCCCTAAACAGCCCTGTGATGCCCTGGGGGGACTGGTATGGCCCCATACAGCACTGTGATATATTGGGTAGCTATACCACTCCGTATAGCACTCTGTGATGTTGGGCAGCTTTATATGTCTTTATAAGGTGCTGAGCAGTTCCTTATGGCCCCATATGGTCCTGGGACATGGGGGGAGCCCCACACAACCTCGTGACATGATGGGGAGTCACATATAGTCCTATAATGATCTTAAGGTATGCTGGGGAAACCCGTTCAATCATGTACGCTCCTGTATGGGTCTGTGATATGCTGAGCAAGCCTATAGAGCCCCATACAGTCCTGTGGCTTACTAGGCATGCCCATTTATTGTCCTATATGATCCTATAGAGGCTTATACAGTCTTATATAGCAGTGTGACACACTGGGCAGCCCCATATAGCCTTGTATATCCCCATATAGGCATGTGTAGCCGCATACAGCTCTGTACAGTGCCTTATGTTCCCGTGACACACTGGGAAGCCTTGCACAGCCCTATACGGCCTTGTATAGCCCTATATAGCCCTATATGGCCCTATACAATCCTATGTGGCCCCATATGCCCTCATGACATGCTAAGCTGCCCCGTGCAGCTCTATACGGCCCTATATGGCCCTGTGATGCAGCAGGAAGCCCCAGGTGGCCCCCTGCAGTGCTCGTGGGCCCCGTATAGCGGTCTATACATGGGCAGGCGGCAGCGGGGCTGCGGGAGCAGAGCGGGGCGCTGGCCCGGGAGCTGCAGGAGGCCCAGGGTGCCCGCGAGGCCCTCGAGGCCCAGCTGCAGGTGAGGGCTCCCCTGCCGGGGGTCCCCCAGGAGGGATTTGGGGTCACTGgggagcccctgggggccccTGCAGGGTCTTAGTGTTCCTGGGGAgaccctgggggggatttggggtctctggagaggaattggagttCCTAGGTTCCGCTAACCCTGTccctgggggtccttggggggggggatgtccctgggggtccctgggggggtgtTTGTGGGTCTCTGGGGCAGTTATGGGGTCCGTGTGAGGTTTGGGGGGAGTCCCTGGGGGATTTTGGGCTCcatgggggtgttggggggggtccctgggggggttttggggtccaTCAGGTGGGTTTGGGGTTCCTGGGTGGGACAGGGGGGTGCCAGGGTGCCCCAGGGGTGCCCTGGCATGCGCTTGGCGTGTGCTTCACGTGTGCGAGCGCGGGGTGGCACGcaggcgcggggccgggagctggcggagctgcaGCGGcggctggaggaggcggagggcagcCGGGAGGCCTGCGAGCGGGGCCTGTGCGAGGCCCGGGTgagtccccctgtcccccccgacCCACGTGCCACATGCACATGTGGCACACGCATGTGACATGCCTGTGCCCGTGGCAGGAGCTACTGGAGACAGGGCGGCAGGAGCATGAGGCAGCTGCCCGGGCGCTGCAGGAGCAGCACGAGGCCGAACTCGAGGTGAGGCTGTGCCAGGGGGCAGGGGGACATGCTATGGGACGGAGGAacgcgctgtggggcaggagggttCCATCGGGCAAGGAGatgtgctgtggggcagggggacacgcCGTGGGGCCGTGGGGGCCacgctgtggggtgggggggcgctgtggggctgACCTGTTCCCCTCCAGGCGCAGGGCTCACAGCTGCGGGCGGCGCAGGCGGAGGCCGAGCGGCTGCGGGAGCTGCAGGAGGCCGACGGGCGGGCGCTGCGCCAGgtccctctgacccccccccaaattcctCCCAACACTGCCAGGGCACTTGGGCCCCCCAGGGCGCTTCCAcggacccccaacccccctcaTGCTTTCTGGGGTATCCTTGGTACCCCCAAGTTGATTCTAGATCCCCTGTACCCCTCTATGGGACCCCCAAATCATCTCCTGGGACCTCCTAATACCACCCATGGGACCCCAAACCTCCCATGGGATCCTTTGGGACcttcctgggaccccccaaatctCCCCAGACCCCCTGGGACTCCTAAATCTCTCTAGGAATCCCTAATCCCCCCCCCGGACCCTTTGGGACCCCAAATCTCCCCCCAGGACCCTCTAATCTCTCCCCAGCATCTCCTGGCACCCCTGTAGGACCCTAAATCCTCCCCAGGACCTCCTAACCCCCCCCGACCCTCTGGGACCCCTaaatccccccaggaccccctgagaCCCCTCCAGGAGCCCAAATCCCCCCGTGATCCTCCTAATCCCCCCTAAGACTCCCCAAAATCCACCCCAAGACCCCCTGGGATCTCTCTGATACCCCCAATCCCCCCTCGGAGTGCCCACAATCCCcctgaccaccccccccccccatttcctgCAGGAGCTGAAGGACGTCCGGGATGGGCAGCGCATCCTGGAGAAGAAAGGCAGTGCCGCGGTAAGGGACCAAGGTGTCCGGGGCACAAGGGGGGGGGCACCAGCAGGGGTccacctggatgcctgggccccctcttgcACCACGGTGACCCCCCCACACTCCCCTTGCAGCTGAAGGACCTAAagcggcagctgcagctggagcgCCGGCGGGCCGACCGCCTCCAGGagcggctgcaggagctgctggcgccTGGCCGGGGCCGCCCTGGTGAGCCCCAgaggcctgggcccctcgcggGGTGCGCGGGGgtgcgccggacgcctgggcccctcactgacgccctcctgccccatcccccacagggctggaggagctggtgctggaggcggcgccggcgggcgacAGCAGCAGCCTCTCGTCCTTCGGCTGCCGTGAGGGCTCCGCCCCCGGCAGCACCAAGGTGGGTGGGGCCTGGACAGGCCACACCCCCTCAGGCGGGGTCATGCTTGGCCACACCCCTCTGGGTTGTTGAGGTGCCTGCTCTCCAGGTGCAGGCTTAGGGCAAGCCACGCCCACCCCAGGCCCCACCCCCTTGTGGGTGGGGCCATGCTGACCCTGTCCGGTGGTGGGCGGGGCCGGCTCTAGGGGGTGGGGCTGGGCAGTAGCTGTGGCCTGGCTGACATCAGTGGGGGAGGTGGGGCCACGGGGGTGAGGGGTGGGGCTGAGGTGGGCGGGGCCGTGGCTGAGGGGGCTGGGCATCACTGACCTTTCTCCCACTGGGGCTTGGTGGGCCCTGGGGGGTGGGGCCTGGTGGAGGGTGGAGCCCACAGTGGGTGTGGTCTGGGGGACGTGGTTTCACTGACTCCACCCCTGGCAGTCAggctcaggcagccccagccgtGGGTGGGGAGGCCTCACTGGGGGGTGGAGCCTCACAGGGGTGTGGCCCGGTGGGGCCTTGCTGACCCCGCCCCTCCGTGGCGCGGCAGTCGGGCTCGGGCAGCCCtggtgggggcagcggcggcggcggcggccccggggcggccgagctCTCCCCGGCCGAGGTGGCCGAGCTCTTCCAGCGCCTGGCCCAGAGCCAGCAGGAGCGCTGGCTGCTCGAGGAGAAGGTGCGTGGCTCTGGGGGGACTTGAGGAGGGACTGGGTGGTGCCAGGGagactgggagagactggggggatttgggggcctGGGAGATACTTAGGGGTTATGGGGGGGACCGGGAGCCAGTGAGGAGGCACTGGGAACCACtgatgggggagtgggggggatatggggagaTGCAAAAGGGTTATGG of the Struthio camelus isolate bStrCam1 chromosome 38, bStrCam1.hap1, whole genome shotgun sequence genome contains:
- the GRIPAP1 gene encoding GRIP1-associated protein 1 isoform X7, translating into MLQGKLQSQEDDFRLQNSTLLRELAKLCAQIEGLEEENRRLRDGESPVPPGAPPPPAEAPQDGAGGDGGAPPAAPNAPQEPPEEPAAEEGGQGDAPPAEPPLPALQVEVAQLQAEVAKLTEKLRKKQESFLQLQAEKDALYNDSRTEAEELQARQDEELQELRGQNQRLRQELEAVAQEASRGAERAEAAAAETEALRASTTALEQAAAGLREQSGALARELQEAQGAREALEAQLQARGRELAELQRRLEEAEGSREACERGLCEARELLETGRQEHEAAARALQEQHEAELEAQGSQLRAAQAEAERLRELQEADGRALRQELKDVRDGQRILEKKGSAALKDLKRQLQLERRRADRLQERLQELLAPGRGRPGLEELVLEAAPAGDSSSLSSFGCREGSAPGSTKSGSGSPGGGSGGGGGPGAAELSPAEVAELFQRLAQSQQERWLLEEKVRHLEVSSASMAEDLCRKSAIIESFVRESRLGADAAAAPPGAPRRGRGPGDEDLREMNKKLQNMLEEQLTKNLHLGQDLEALSQELVRLSKERAAPPGPP